A DNA window from Streptomyces asoensis contains the following coding sequences:
- a CDS encoding ATP-binding protein yields the protein MSTKEVDASARSASSSPAPASPRRGLRGFADRWPFQRKLNVLVGIPLTVIALLLTYLIVDLVQESNRAEGAAQLVRDSAQVAQLVAGLQDEHQQAILLSVRHEASFDGGTPSTDAYRQAQAAVDAQVQKVVDAFGDRLPDTEVQALKEVQGLAGLRATIEQGYLPADNIDPAYSGAADGLIDGLGLDRNADLATTFTGNLLDSLLRADAAHGAFETGVFSARTGDSNALIEFTGAVGSYELFTYQAERFARFAGDAQAEEFSGIEHNASQASISQHYAELAVDPSALQAESKAEIRAAFRGAIASYPDYSAQAATRLKVTASLIDQIADRADDTASSAQWRAGLLLSLALLCFAAWIAFSILVRRSVVRPVLALTGAAQEVADVAGRELARVADDDAEESGSPRLRELPVTADDEIGELAEAFNNVQTTAAALLERQVLSRRNVAEMFGNVGRRVSNLTTRQLALIDAVERGETDPALLERLYSIDHIAVRLRRNADSLMLLAGIRETVLDAGPTELTNVVRAALGQIEGFQRVRLRAATEAMVEPDIIGDLTLMIAELLENAVSFSPEGSPVEVVVGSDHDGASITVADHGLGMSAERLAEENSRLVRRERLDVVPTKVLGLFVVGALARRWDVDVTLSRTPGGGVTAEVLIPSSLLLTMSELEPAGPAAAAPAALAAPSAPAAGPSPSASIPSAVPSWAAKEDEASALPRRVPRRDASPAEEAAGAPLSTATGAESPAGGTEPAALPSRVRPAAAGIPTPRTPEPAPHTRAHDETGTRPRTTDHTAVAAGTTDHTSPAAATDHTAATVGTTDRTDPAVGTTGRTDPVAGTAGRTDPVAGTAGRTDPVRTAGDSGFDGMSGHVVPSVPAESASAQAPGPRPTTGTTGPAAGRHAPDTHAPDNRTSGPASVRTDGSGPTDGSGRTGAYGRAAEPVTSGRAAEPVASGPGAGASPSGRAAGDDAFAVGPDGSRPLRRRVRGATLRTTADAAAQQAARQAARPADADAVRDAMEEFEAAVARAHRDTGEHPRPTDDPAGRSDGRRPGPGPDDPSARTDRTAPSGPADRSEPGSGPLAQRDTPHHQNHLPEGAEQ from the coding sequence GTGTCCACGAAAGAGGTGGACGCGTCAGCCCGGTCGGCATCCTCGTCCCCGGCACCGGCTTCCCCGCGCCGGGGACTGCGGGGGTTCGCCGACCGATGGCCCTTCCAGCGCAAACTGAACGTACTCGTCGGTATCCCGCTGACGGTCATCGCCCTGCTGCTGACGTACCTCATCGTCGACCTCGTGCAGGAGTCGAACCGTGCGGAGGGCGCCGCCCAACTGGTGCGTGACAGCGCCCAGGTGGCCCAGCTCGTCGCCGGGCTCCAGGACGAACACCAGCAGGCGATCCTGCTCTCCGTGCGCCACGAGGCGTCCTTCGACGGCGGCACCCCCTCGACCGACGCTTACCGGCAGGCACAGGCCGCCGTGGACGCGCAGGTGCAGAAGGTGGTCGACGCCTTCGGCGACCGGCTGCCGGACACCGAGGTGCAGGCGCTCAAGGAGGTCCAGGGCCTGGCCGGTCTGCGGGCCACCATCGAGCAGGGCTATCTGCCCGCCGACAACATCGACCCGGCGTACTCGGGCGCGGCCGACGGTCTCATCGACGGCCTGGGCCTCGACCGCAACGCCGACCTCGCCACCACGTTCACCGGCAACCTCCTCGACTCGCTGCTGCGTGCCGACGCGGCCCACGGCGCCTTCGAGACCGGCGTGTTCTCCGCGCGGACCGGAGACAGCAACGCGCTCATCGAATTCACCGGCGCGGTCGGCTCCTACGAGCTGTTCACCTACCAGGCCGAGCGGTTCGCACGGTTCGCCGGTGACGCGCAGGCCGAGGAGTTCTCGGGCATCGAGCACAACGCCTCGCAGGCCTCGATCAGCCAGCACTACGCCGAACTCGCCGTGGACCCGAGCGCGTTGCAGGCCGAGTCCAAGGCCGAGATCCGTGCGGCGTTCCGGGGGGCCATCGCCTCCTACCCGGACTACAGCGCGCAGGCGGCGACCCGGCTGAAGGTCACCGCGTCGCTCATCGACCAGATCGCCGACCGGGCCGACGACACCGCTTCCAGCGCCCAGTGGCGCGCGGGCCTGCTGCTGAGCCTGGCGCTGCTCTGCTTCGCCGCGTGGATCGCCTTCTCGATCCTGGTGCGCCGCTCCGTGGTGCGCCCGGTGCTGGCGCTGACGGGAGCCGCACAGGAGGTCGCCGACGTCGCGGGCCGTGAGCTCGCCCGGGTCGCCGACGACGACGCGGAGGAGTCCGGCTCCCCACGGCTGCGGGAGCTGCCGGTCACCGCGGACGACGAGATCGGTGAACTCGCCGAGGCCTTCAACAACGTGCAGACCACCGCGGCCGCGCTGCTGGAGCGCCAGGTGCTCAGCCGGCGCAACGTCGCCGAGATGTTCGGCAACGTCGGCCGCCGCGTCAGCAACCTGACCACACGTCAGCTCGCGCTGATCGACGCGGTGGAGCGCGGCGAGACCGACCCGGCGCTGCTGGAACGCCTCTACTCCATCGACCACATCGCCGTCCGTCTGCGCCGCAACGCGGACAGCCTGATGCTGCTGGCCGGCATCCGGGAGACCGTCCTGGACGCCGGACCGACCGAGCTCACCAACGTCGTACGCGCCGCGCTGGGCCAGATCGAGGGCTTCCAGCGGGTACGGCTGCGCGCCGCGACCGAGGCCATGGTGGAACCCGACATCATCGGCGACCTGACGCTGATGATCGCCGAACTCCTGGAGAACGCCGTGTCGTTCTCGCCCGAGGGCAGCCCCGTGGAGGTGGTGGTCGGCTCCGACCACGACGGCGCGTCGATCACCGTCGCCGACCACGGCCTCGGCATGAGCGCCGAGCGTCTGGCCGAGGAGAACTCCCGCCTCGTGCGTCGCGAGCGCCTGGACGTCGTCCCGACGAAGGTGCTCGGTCTGTTCGTGGTCGGCGCGCTCGCGCGCCGCTGGGACGTCGACGTCACCCTGTCCCGCACCCCGGGCGGCGGTGTCACGGCCGAGGTCCTCATCCCCTCGTCCCTTCTGCTGACGATGAGCGAGCTGGAACCGGCCGGCCCGGCCGCCGCGGCGCCGGCCGCGCTCGCCGCCCCGTCGGCGCCGGCGGCCGGGCCGTCCCCGTCGGCCTCGATCCCGTCCGCGGTGCCGTCCTGGGCCGCGAAGGAGGACGAGGCCAGCGCGCTCCCCCGCCGGGTGCCGCGCCGTGACGCGTCCCCCGCCGAAGAGGCGGCCGGGGCCCCGCTGTCCACGGCGACCGGTGCGGAAAGCCCTGCGGGCGGCACGGAACCGGCGGCGCTCCCGTCCCGGGTGCGCCCGGCCGCCGCCGGGATCCCGACGCCCCGGACCCCCGAACCGGCGCCGCACACCCGCGCCCACGACGAGACCGGAACCCGGCCCCGCACGACCGACCACACGGCCGTCGCCGCCGGTACCACCGACCACACGTCTCCCGCCGCCGCCACCGACCACACGGCCGCCACCGTCGGCACCACCGACCGTACGGACCCGGCCGTCGGCACGACCGGCCGCACGGACCCCGTCGCCGGTACCGCCGGTCGCACGGACCCCGTCGCCGGTACCGCCGGTCGTACGGACCCGGTCCGCACGGCAGGGGACTCGGGCTTCGACGGTATGTCGGGGCACGTCGTCCCCTCGGTACCGGCGGAATCGGCGTCCGCGCAGGCCCCCGGCCCTCGGCCGACCACCGGAACCACCGGACCGGCGGCGGGCCGCCACGCGCCGGACACCCACGCTCCGGACAACCGCACGTCCGGCCCCGCGTCCGTCCGCACGGACGGTTCCGGTCCCACGGACGGTTCCGGCCGGACCGGCGCCTACGGACGAGCGGCGGAGCCGGTCACCTCCGGGCGCGCGGCAGAGCCGGTCGCCTCCGGACCCGGCGCCGGGGCGTCGCCCTCCGGCCGTGCGGCCGGGGACGACGCGTTCGCCGTCGGTCCCGACGGATCCCGTCCGCTGCGCAGGCGGGTGCGCGGGGCGACCCTGCGGACGACCGCCGACGCCGCCGCGCAGCAGGCGGCCCGGCAGGCCGCCCGCCCCGCCGACGCGGACGCCGTCCGCGACGCGATGGAGGAGTTCGAGGCGGCCGTGGCCCGTGCGCACCGCGACACCGGCGAACATCCCCGCCCCACCGATGACCCGGCCGGCCGCAGCGACGGCCGCCGGCCCGGCCCGGGTCCCGACGACCCCTCCGCCCGGACCGACCGGACAGCGCCGTCCGGTCCGGCCGACCGGAGCGAGCCGGGCAGCGGCCCGCTCGCCCAACGGGACACCCCGCACCACCAGAACCACCTTCCGGAAGGAGCCGAGCAGTGA
- a CDS encoding GTP-binding protein, which produces MTPTEPLVRTSAGQAAVRPPLPVKLVIAGGFGVGKTTAVGSISEIEPLTTEAAITEVAAGVDDLSHTPRKTTTTVAMDFGCITIDPTLKLYLFGTPGQERFGFMWDDIVEGAVGGLVIVDTRRLDDCYAAVDYFEHKQIPFAVAVNAFDGRIAHTLDEVRWALDVSEGVPLLVFDARERGSVRDALLVVLEQALARSGG; this is translated from the coding sequence GTGACACCGACTGAACCGCTGGTCCGCACCTCGGCCGGGCAGGCCGCCGTACGGCCGCCGCTGCCGGTGAAGCTGGTGATCGCCGGCGGCTTCGGCGTGGGCAAGACCACCGCCGTCGGCTCGATCTCCGAGATCGAGCCGCTGACCACCGAGGCCGCCATCACCGAGGTCGCGGCGGGCGTGGACGACCTCAGCCACACCCCGCGCAAGACCACCACCACGGTCGCGATGGACTTCGGCTGCATCACCATCGACCCGACGCTGAAGCTGTACCTGTTCGGCACACCCGGGCAGGAACGGTTCGGCTTCATGTGGGACGACATCGTGGAGGGCGCGGTCGGCGGGCTGGTCATCGTCGACACCCGCCGTCTCGACGACTGCTACGCCGCCGTCGACTACTTCGAGCACAAGCAGATCCCGTTCGCCGTCGCGGTCAACGCCTTCGACGGCCGGATCGCGCACACGCTGGACGAGGTCCGCTGGGCCCTGGACGTGTCCGAAGGGGTGCCGCTGCTGGTCTTCGACGCCCGCGAACGCGGCTCGGTGCGCGACGCCCTGCTGGTGGTGCTGGAGCAGGCGCTCGCCCGCAGCGGCGGGTAG
- a CDS encoding roadblock/LC7 domain-containing protein, with protein MSTSTGETPAGDAKTTDLRAAAADFTWLLNRFATETAGVVDAIAVSSDGLLIAVSELREHADSERLAAIVSGITSLAAGASGNYGLGGLNKVIIDLEGGHVLVSAIGSGAVLGVVTDKEAKLGNIAYEMTVFANRAGTALSPQLVLELKNSVGATRTR; from the coding sequence GTGAGCACGTCGACAGGTGAGACTCCCGCCGGAGACGCCAAGACGACCGATCTGCGCGCCGCCGCAGCCGACTTCACATGGCTGCTCAATCGCTTCGCCACCGAGACCGCAGGGGTGGTGGACGCCATCGCGGTGTCCTCCGACGGACTGCTGATCGCGGTGTCGGAACTGCGCGAGCACGCCGACTCCGAGCGGCTGGCCGCGATCGTCTCGGGCATCACCAGCCTGGCCGCGGGCGCCTCGGGCAACTACGGCCTGGGCGGCCTGAACAAGGTCATCATCGACCTGGAGGGCGGCCACGTCCTGGTCTCCGCGATCGGCAGCGGCGCCGTCCTCGGCGTGGTCACCGACAAGGAGGCCAAGCTGGGCAACATCGCGTACGAGATGACGGTGTTCGCCAACCGCGCGGGCACCGCGCTCAGCCCGCAGCTCGTCCTGGAACTGAAGAACAGCGTCGGCGCCACGCGTACGCGCTGA
- a CDS encoding ABC transporter ATP-binding protein, whose protein sequence is MIRIDSVTKRYPDGTVAVDRLSLDIPDRSITVLVGPSGCGKTTTLRMINRMVEPSEGSILIDGVDSRQQPVNTLRRSMGYVIQNAGLFQHRTIVDNIATVPRMLGWSREKARARARELMERVGLDASFAKRYPYQLSGGQQQRVGVARALAADPPVLLMDEPFSAVDPVVRKGLQDELLRIQEELGKTIVFVTHDIDEAVKLGTMVAVLRTGGRLAQFAPPAELLSDPADAFVEDFLGADRGIRRLSFFSSEGLDLLTTPIVAVDATAEQIAARGASETPYLLVTGLDGRPLGWSEPGALTAGQVDTGRLLPYGRPFVAGRDSLRAALDCAVLSPTGWAVAVDAEGRAAGVVPQAAIGEAIRGAHAAGRKEQEAAGADLRKAVR, encoded by the coding sequence TTGATACGGATAGATTCAGTCACCAAGCGATACCCGGACGGCACGGTGGCCGTCGACCGGCTCTCCCTCGACATTCCGGACCGTTCGATCACCGTCCTCGTCGGCCCCTCGGGCTGCGGCAAGACGACCACCCTGCGGATGATCAACCGGATGGTCGAGCCCAGCGAGGGGTCGATCCTCATCGACGGCGTCGACAGCCGTCAGCAGCCGGTCAACACTCTGCGCCGGTCCATGGGTTACGTCATCCAGAACGCGGGGCTCTTCCAGCACCGCACGATCGTCGACAACATCGCGACCGTGCCCAGGATGCTCGGCTGGAGCCGGGAGAAGGCCCGCGCGAGGGCCCGCGAACTGATGGAACGGGTGGGACTGGACGCCTCGTTCGCCAAGCGGTACCCCTACCAGCTCTCCGGCGGCCAGCAGCAGCGCGTCGGTGTGGCCCGCGCGCTCGCCGCCGATCCGCCCGTGCTGCTCATGGACGAGCCGTTCTCCGCCGTCGACCCGGTGGTCCGCAAGGGGCTCCAGGACGAACTCCTGCGCATCCAGGAGGAACTGGGCAAGACCATCGTCTTCGTCACGCACGACATCGACGAGGCCGTCAAGCTCGGCACGATGGTCGCCGTGCTGCGCACCGGCGGGCGGCTGGCCCAGTTCGCGCCGCCCGCCGAGCTGCTGTCCGACCCCGCCGACGCGTTCGTCGAGGACTTCCTGGGCGCCGACCGGGGCATCCGCCGGCTGTCGTTCTTCTCCTCCGAAGGCCTCGACCTGCTCACCACCCCGATCGTCGCCGTCGACGCCACCGCCGAGCAGATCGCCGCACGCGGCGCGAGCGAGACGCCCTACCTCCTGGTCACCGGCCTGGACGGCCGCCCGCTCGGCTGGAGCGAGCCCGGCGCGCTGACGGCGGGCCAGGTCGACACCGGCCGACTCCTGCCGTACGGAAGGCCGTTCGTCGCCGGACGGGACTCGCTGCGCGCCGCGCTCGACTGCGCCGTCCTGTCGCCCACCGGCTGGGCGGTCGCCGTGGACGCCGAGGGCCGGGCCGCCGGGGTCGTCCCGCAGGCCGCCATCGGCGAGGCCATCCGCGGCGCCCACGCGGCGGGCCGCAAGGAGCAGGAGGCCGCCGGGGCCGACCTGCGGAAGGCCGTCCGGTGA
- a CDS encoding DUF742 domain-containing protein, which produces MADGRTPRGAGEDGVAPVGPAPAVRPFLVTAGRVAGGAGEASSGRTMPVETQLVATTGGLDALDRLSFEQHDIVAACRVPQSIAEIAARLRLHLNVVRVLAEDLRTAGQLSVHVPDSGVTHDASVLRRVIDGLRAIPDSRGVLRDTD; this is translated from the coding sequence ATGGCGGACGGCCGCACACCGCGCGGGGCCGGCGAGGACGGCGTCGCCCCTGTCGGCCCCGCACCCGCCGTCCGGCCCTTCCTGGTCACCGCCGGCCGGGTCGCGGGCGGCGCGGGCGAGGCGTCGTCCGGCCGGACGATGCCCGTGGAGACCCAGCTGGTGGCGACCACCGGCGGTCTCGACGCGCTCGACCGGCTCTCCTTCGAACAGCACGACATCGTCGCCGCCTGCCGCGTACCGCAGTCCATCGCGGAGATCGCGGCCAGGCTGCGGCTGCACCTGAACGTGGTGCGGGTCCTCGCCGAGGACCTCCGGACGGCGGGGCAGCTCTCGGTGCACGTGCCCGACTCCGGCGTCACCCACGACGCATCCGTTCTGCGCAGGGTTATCGATGGCCTGCGGGCCATCCCCGACTCCCGGGGGGTACTCCGTGACACCGACTGA
- a CDS encoding FAD:protein FMN transferase, with protein MRRVEHVMGFPVSLRIDDTVVPEGTGDAVFAWLREVDERFSPFEDGSEVSRHGRGELTADELSADLVEVLGICERYRVATGGAFDVRLPGRSLDPCAVVKGWSVQRAADLLDRAGIRRFCLNAGGDVVVSGGPWRIGVRHPEAADRLCAVLDLTEGAVATSARYERGDHILDGRTGRPVTGLDSLTVVAPTLTEADTVATAAFALGAEGVEWAAAQHGCEVFAVLPGGRVLRTDGFPTTGPAAA; from the coding sequence GTGCGCCGCGTCGAACACGTCATGGGGTTCCCGGTCTCGCTGCGGATCGACGACACCGTCGTGCCCGAGGGGACCGGGGACGCCGTGTTCGCCTGGCTGCGCGAGGTCGACGAACGGTTCAGCCCGTTCGAGGACGGCAGTGAGGTCTCCCGTCACGGGCGGGGCGAACTGACGGCCGACGAGCTGAGCGCCGACCTCGTGGAGGTCCTCGGCATCTGCGAGCGGTACCGCGTCGCCACCGGCGGCGCCTTCGACGTCCGGCTGCCCGGCCGGTCCCTCGACCCCTGCGCGGTGGTCAAGGGCTGGTCCGTGCAGCGGGCGGCCGACCTGCTCGACCGGGCGGGGATCCGCCGGTTCTGTCTCAACGCCGGGGGCGACGTGGTCGTCTCCGGCGGGCCCTGGCGGATCGGCGTGCGGCACCCCGAGGCCGCGGACCGGCTGTGCGCCGTCCTCGACCTCACCGAGGGGGCGGTCGCGACCTCCGCCCGCTACGAACGCGGCGACCACATCCTCGACGGCCGCACGGGCCGCCCGGTCACCGGCCTCGACAGTCTCACCGTCGTCGCCCCCACCCTCACCGAGGCCGACACGGTCGCCACGGCCGCGTTCGCCCTGGGCGCGGAGGGGGTCGAATGGGCGGCCGCACAACACGGCTGCGAGGTCTTCGCCGTCCTCCCCGGCGGCCGGGTCCTGCGCACCGACGGCTTCCCGACGACGGGTCCGGCAGCGGCGTGA
- a CDS encoding FMN-binding protein, translating into MKRAIPVLVLSVAGLIPVWRYAPPTATTSTTDAAPAPSVSSVAPSPGATGQGSAGSVVVTGTTVATEKGDVQVQVTYVGDRITAVKMLKQPDHPQTTAAVPKLVAETLTAQSADIDTVTGATLTSDGYRESLQAAIDAKGA; encoded by the coding sequence GTGAAGCGAGCCATACCTGTCCTGGTCCTGTCCGTGGCGGGGCTGATCCCGGTCTGGCGCTACGCGCCGCCGACCGCCACGACCTCCACGACCGACGCCGCCCCGGCGCCCTCGGTGTCCTCCGTCGCGCCCTCCCCGGGCGCCACCGGCCAGGGCTCCGCGGGCTCGGTCGTCGTCACCGGTACGACCGTCGCCACCGAGAAGGGCGACGTGCAGGTCCAGGTGACCTACGTGGGCGACCGGATCACGGCCGTGAAGATGCTGAAGCAGCCGGACCATCCGCAGACCACCGCGGCGGTGCCGAAGCTGGTCGCCGAGACGCTCACCGCGCAGAGCGCCGACATCGACACCGTCACCGGCGCGACCCTGACGAGCGACGGCTACCGGGAGTCCCTCCAGGCGGCGATCGACGCGAAGGGCGCCTGA
- a CDS encoding ABC transporter permease has translation MNVINFVNAFFSDGAHWHGYDGIPTRLWEHVQYSLEALGLAALIGLPIGLVTGHYGRGGNVLSLVATAGRALPTFGLLVVTTIVLGFGMLPVMIPLVVLAVPPILVTTYEAMRSVDPPPVDAARGMGMRESDILLRVELPVALPLILGGLRSAAIQIVSTATIAAYVSLGGLGRYIVDGLYQHDYEKVVGGATLVAGMALATLAVFWAVTRAAVSPGVRRSN, from the coding sequence GTGAACGTCATCAACTTCGTCAACGCCTTCTTCAGCGACGGCGCGCACTGGCACGGCTACGACGGCATTCCCACCCGGCTGTGGGAGCACGTGCAGTACTCCCTGGAGGCGCTCGGCCTCGCCGCCCTGATCGGACTGCCCATCGGTCTGGTCACCGGGCACTACGGGCGGGGCGGCAACGTCCTCTCCCTGGTGGCCACGGCGGGCCGCGCGCTGCCCACCTTCGGCCTGCTGGTGGTGACGACCATCGTGCTCGGGTTCGGCATGCTGCCGGTGATGATCCCGCTGGTCGTCCTCGCCGTCCCGCCGATCCTGGTCACCACCTACGAGGCGATGCGCTCCGTGGACCCGCCCCCGGTGGACGCCGCGCGCGGCATGGGCATGCGGGAGTCGGACATCCTGCTGCGCGTCGAACTGCCCGTCGCGCTCCCGCTGATCCTCGGCGGGCTGCGCTCCGCGGCCATCCAGATCGTCTCCACGGCCACCATCGCCGCGTACGTCAGCCTCGGCGGCCTCGGCCGCTACATCGTCGACGGTCTCTACCAGCACGACTACGAGAAGGTGGTGGGCGGCGCCACCCTGGTCGCCGGCATGGCGCTCGCCACGCTCGCGGTGTTCTGGGCGGTGACGAGAGCGGCCGTCTCACCGGGCGTGCGCCGCAGCAACTGA
- a CDS encoding ABC transporter substrate-binding protein, with amino-acid sequence MTSNAHSSRSLRNHPGAAAVALAAVSVLLAGCSSSSDDTSDPLAGDKAAGDTVVVGSNNFAESILLADIYGEALKAKGIKVSYKPNIGSRETTYGLLKNGSITVLPEYNGSLLAYLDAKAEQTSLATVNAQAKAKLDSKLTLLESSPAEDKDSVTVNAATAQKYNLTATSTLADLKDIAPKLVLGGSPEFQTRQQGLLGLDAVYGLKFKSFKALDAGGPLTQAALKKDTVQAADIFTTDPTITKEKFVVLQDPKNLFGFANVTPLVYKSGLSQEGVDALNAVSAKLDTKALLDLDSQVQLESKDPLDVAKAWLKSAGLG; translated from the coding sequence GTGACTTCCAACGCCCACAGCAGCAGGTCCCTCAGGAACCACCCAGGTGCGGCGGCTGTAGCCCTCGCCGCCGTGTCGGTCCTGCTGGCGGGATGTTCCTCCTCGTCCGACGACACCTCCGACCCGCTCGCCGGCGACAAGGCGGCCGGTGACACCGTGGTCGTCGGCTCCAACAACTTCGCCGAGAGCATCCTGCTCGCCGACATCTACGGCGAGGCCCTGAAGGCCAAGGGCATCAAGGTGTCCTACAAGCCCAACATCGGCAGCCGCGAGACCACGTACGGCCTGCTCAAGAACGGTTCCATCACCGTCCTGCCGGAGTACAACGGCTCGTTGCTGGCCTACCTCGACGCGAAGGCCGAGCAGACCTCGCTCGCGACCGTGAACGCCCAGGCGAAGGCCAAGCTCGACTCCAAGCTCACGCTGCTGGAGTCGTCGCCGGCCGAGGACAAGGACTCCGTCACGGTCAACGCGGCGACCGCGCAGAAGTACAACCTCACCGCGACGTCGACGCTCGCCGACCTCAAGGACATCGCGCCGAAGCTGGTCCTCGGCGGATCCCCCGAGTTCCAGACCCGCCAGCAGGGCCTCCTCGGCCTGGACGCGGTGTACGGGCTGAAGTTCAAGTCCTTCAAGGCCCTCGACGCCGGCGGTCCGCTGACCCAGGCCGCGCTGAAGAAGGACACCGTGCAGGCCGCGGACATCTTCACCACGGACCCGACCATCACCAAGGAGAAGTTCGTCGTCCTCCAGGACCCGAAGAACCTCTTCGGATTCGCGAACGTGACCCCGCTGGTCTACAAGAGCGGCCTGTCGCAGGAGGGCGTCGACGCGCTCAACGCCGTCTCCGCCAAGCTCGACACGAAGGCCCTGCTCGACCTCGACTCGCAGGTGCAGCTGGAGAGCAAGGACCCGCTCGACGTCGCCAAGGCCTGGCTGAAGTCGGCCGGTCTGGGCTGA
- a CDS encoding ABC transporter permease, protein MNRFFDIPSDLQHDWFGLIVLHLREALLPVLGGLLLALPLAQLCVRLRWLYPPVLWVTTVLYAIPSLAFFVVLIDYTGQTELTVMIPLTVYSLVVLVPAIVDGVRSVPQETLAAATAMGFGPVRRYVQVQLPIAVPAIIAGLRVATVSSISLVSVGMLIGNQGALGNLLHDAQIYNRPELAWNSVITSAVLAVLADALLVVVRILLTPWMPSGARGGRSRPAGVRPDPAVPALEDAAR, encoded by the coding sequence GTGAACCGCTTCTTCGACATCCCGAGCGACCTCCAGCACGACTGGTTCGGCCTCATCGTGCTGCATCTGCGCGAGGCGCTGCTGCCGGTGCTGGGCGGACTGCTGCTCGCCCTGCCGCTGGCCCAGTTGTGCGTGCGGCTGCGCTGGCTGTACCCGCCGGTGCTGTGGGTGACGACCGTTCTCTACGCCATCCCCTCCCTGGCCTTCTTCGTCGTCCTCATCGACTACACGGGCCAGACCGAACTGACGGTGATGATCCCGCTCACCGTCTACAGCCTGGTCGTGCTCGTCCCGGCGATCGTCGACGGCGTGCGCTCGGTGCCGCAGGAGACCCTCGCCGCCGCGACCGCCATGGGCTTCGGACCCGTACGCCGTTACGTCCAGGTCCAGTTGCCGATCGCGGTGCCCGCCATCATCGCCGGACTGCGGGTGGCCACCGTGTCCAGCATCAGCCTCGTCAGCGTCGGCATGCTGATCGGCAACCAGGGCGCGCTCGGCAACCTGCTGCACGACGCGCAGATCTACAACCGGCCCGAACTCGCCTGGAACTCCGTGATCACCAGCGCCGTCCTGGCGGTGCTGGCGGACGCCCTGCTGGTCGTCGTACGGATCCTGCTCACGCCCTGGATGCCGAGCGGCGCGCGCGGCGGCAGGTCCAGGCCCGCCGGGGTCCGGCCCGACCCGGCCGTGCCCGCCCTGGAGGACGCAGCCCGGTGA